GTCACGCGGTGATTGAAGACGGCCACCACCGGCTTGATGAAGAGTATGACACCCGGTTTATCGCCCTGATGCAGTCGCTACAGGGGGTTTTGTGATGGTCTTTTTCTCGCTCTCCCGGCTTGCCGTGAGTCGCTGGAAAAATGGCGGCGGTGAAACGCGTGAAATTTGCCGGATTGCCCGCCCTGATAACGAGGGCGAGTTTGGCTGGCGTGCCAGTCTCGCCACTCTGATGCATGAAGGGGATTTCTCACTGTTTCCCGGAGTAGACCGGGTGATGACACCGGTGTCGGGCGAGGCGGTTGATCTACTGGGTGACGGCTGGCGACACCGGCTTGGCGGCTTTGTGCCATTCGCGTTTCAGGGGGAGCAGACGGTGCGTGCCCGGCCAGATGGTGCGCCGAGTCTGGCGCTCAATATCATGACCGACAGACGTGATTATCACGCTGATGTCGGCGTGGTCAGCCGGTTCTTGCCGCGGCAAGAAGGCGGCGACGGGCTGGTATACGTGCTGTCAGGCGAGTGGGATTGCGGCCTGCGGCGTTTGTGCTGTGGTGACGGTGTCTGGTGGCGCACCCCGCAAGCCCCTCCGGCACTGACGCCACGCCAGCCCGGCTCACAATTGCTGTACGCCGCGATAACGCCGACTCACCCGACACCGGATGCCGGGTATCAGCCGCTAAAGCGGCCAACGAGCTGATAACGGGAACCGGGATAAAACAGCTGTGCGGCGGTGACAACGCGTGAGCCGTGCCAGGTGCGCCGGTGGATCAAAAGACAAGGCTCCCGTTCACCGAGCGCCAGAAGTTCACGCTGCCCGGCACTGGCTGCCACCGCCTCAACCCGGTGTTCACCGGCTGTCAGCGGTGCGACGCGGCTGAGGTAACTGTGGGGGGTGTCTTGCGCAAAATCCTGTTGCAGGTAGTCAGGAGCCAGTTGCGGATTGACGTAGCGTTGCTCAAGTTGTACCGGCACGTCATTTTCATAATGCACGATGTGTGAGTGAAACAGCGGCTGGCCGGGGAGGATATCCAGCAACGTCGCTTGCTCGCTATCTGCTGCCAGTGTTGTCAGCAACAGTACCTGACAACGGTGGCGATGGCCTCGGGCGGTGATTTCATCTGCAATATTATGTACTTCCAGCAAAGCGGTCTGCGCTTTCTGCTCGGCGACAAAGGTGCCCACTCCCTGCATTCGCACCAGGAAGCCTTCACTGGTGAGCTCGCGCAGCGCCCGGTTAATCGTCATGCGGCTCACACCAAGTTCACTGACCAGTTCACTTTCTGAGGGCACCCGCTGGTGCGATTGCCAGATACCACTGCGGATCTGGCTGATGATGGCCTGCTTGACGCGCAGATAAATCGGTGCGGGGGCGTCACTCATCACGGCAGCGAGCTGGGCGGCGGTTTGCTGCTCTATCACATCACTATCCTCGAACATGTCTCGTCTGATAGGGCAGTGTAACGAACAACCCCCAACCCTGTATAGAAAACCGCATTTAGAGTGAGGTTTGCTAAAGGCGACGGTCGCGGTGATCCCTCCCGAAGCGATAACCGGGTTTTATCTCCCTGAGAGCCGGTTGATCTACGGTATGTACGCCAGCGGGCATGTGGCTGTGCGTTCTTTGGTGCTCAGGCGTGCTGTTGGTGGGTGAAAGCGGGGCAGTGCGCACCATTTTGGGGCCACTGCGGTGATTTTCCCTTCTGCTTGTTGTCGATTCTCCCTGATAACACGGCTGCCTGCGTGGGCTTATGACGCCTGCGTGTTTCTGGCATGCCTCTTGCTTGTATAGACAAGTTAATCATGCGGCTCGCCTAAAGCGTGATGCCTGATGCACCGCCAGCCAATGACGCTAGCAGGGCAGAGCCGTTGTCGCGGGAGCCTGGAGTGTCAGTATCCACCCAACTGGCTGTGCGGTGGATTTTCCCGTATCCAGAGACTATACCCTTAACATCAGGTCTGTATTTTATGGCGTGGCGGATACCGGTCATGTCAGGGATGTGCAGTGAAAAAGGATATTCACTGCGGCATTACGCCCAGGCAGCAGGCAGGGGAGCGGTTGTCATCCCCGGCGCGCTTTTGTTGTTTCACTTGTCTATACAGGATTAGATATATGTCTCAAACCCAACGCATTTGCCTGACGCCGGGGGCCGTAGATCTGGCGACGCTACGCGCGATTTATCAGGGTGGCGTGACGCTAACGCTGGATGCGTCATCGCGCACGGCGGTACAGGCCGCGCAGCAGACGGTGCAGCACATTCTTCGTCAGGATCGCGTGGTCTATGGCATTAATACCGGTTTTGGCAAACTGGCCCAGACGCGCATCGCCCCCGAACGATTGGCCGAGTTGCAGCGCAACCTGGTGTTGTCACACTGCGCAGGGATTGGCGCACTGCTGGCCGATGAGGTGGTACGTCTGGTCATCGCCACCAAAATTATCAGTCTGGCGCGTGGCCATTCCGGCGTGCGCCTGCTGGTTGTTGATACGCTGCTGGCGCTGTTTAACGCAGGCGTCATGCCCTGTATCCCTGAGAAAGGCTCTGTCGGTGCCAGTGGCGATCTGGCTCCGCTGGCGCATCTCGCGTTACTGCTGCTAGGGGAAGGGCAGGCACGGGTCAACGGCGAGTTCCTCTCTGCGCAGGCGGCGCTGGCCCATGCCGGAGTGGCTCCGCTGGTGCTTGAACCCAAAGAGGGGCTGGCGTTGCTGAATGGCACGCAGGTTTCTACCGCACTGGCGTTACGCGGGTTATTTGAGTCTGAAAAGGTGTTTGCCGCCGCGCTGGTGGCCGGAGCCTTGTCACTGGAGGCTATCAAAGGTTCGGTAAAACCGTTTGATGCCCGCATTCATCAGGCGCGTGGTCAGCAAGGGCAGATTGCGGTAGCGGCTGCGGTCAGTGAGCTGCTGGCTGGCAGCGAAATCCTGTGCTCTCACGCCGCGTGTGGCCGGGTACAAGATCCGTATTCCATTCGCTGCATCCCACAGGTGATGGGAGCTTGTCTGGATAATGTGCG
This sequence is a window from Dickeya aquatica. Protein-coding genes within it:
- a CDS encoding HutD/Ves family protein, with protein sequence MVFFSLSRLAVSRWKNGGGETREICRIARPDNEGEFGWRASLATLMHEGDFSLFPGVDRVMTPVSGEAVDLLGDGWRHRLGGFVPFAFQGEQTVRARPDGAPSLALNIMTDRRDYHADVGVVSRFLPRQEGGDGLVYVLSGEWDCGLRRLCCGDGVWWRTPQAPPALTPRQPGSQLLYAAITPTHPTPDAGYQPLKRPTS
- the hutH gene encoding histidine ammonia-lyase encodes the protein MSQTQRICLTPGAVDLATLRAIYQGGVTLTLDASSRTAVQAAQQTVQHILRQDRVVYGINTGFGKLAQTRIAPERLAELQRNLVLSHCAGIGALLADEVVRLVIATKIISLARGHSGVRLLVVDTLLALFNAGVMPCIPEKGSVGASGDLAPLAHLALLLLGEGQARVNGEFLSAQAALAHAGVAPLVLEPKEGLALLNGTQVSTALALRGLFESEKVFAAALVAGALSLEAIKGSVKPFDARIHQARGQQGQIAVAAAVSELLAGSEILCSHAACGRVQDPYSIRCIPQVMGACLDNVRHAAQVLRIEANAASDNPLVFPQEDEVISGGNFHAEPVAFAADIIALAVAEIGAISERRMALLLDSSLSGLPPFLVNDGGVNSGFMIAQVTAAALASENKSLAHPGSVDSLPTSANQEDHVSMATYAARRLGDMCFNTATVVGIEAMAAAQGIDFHRPLQSSPLLESELAQVREQVAFLDHDRLMATDIERMRQWASRTRWPSVIATLLPSYAAAPASA
- the hutC gene encoding histidine utilization repressor, coding for MFEDSDVIEQQTAAQLAAVMSDAPAPIYLRVKQAIISQIRSGIWQSHQRVPSESELVSELGVSRMTINRALRELTSEGFLVRMQGVGTFVAEQKAQTALLEVHNIADEITARGHRHRCQVLLLTTLAADSEQATLLDILPGQPLFHSHIVHYENDVPVQLEQRYVNPQLAPDYLQQDFAQDTPHSYLSRVAPLTAGEHRVEAVAASAGQRELLALGEREPCLLIHRRTWHGSRVVTAAQLFYPGSRYQLVGRFSG